Proteins encoded by one window of Seriola aureovittata isolate HTS-2021-v1 ecotype China chromosome 4, ASM2101889v1, whole genome shotgun sequence:
- the LOC130167512 gene encoding C-X-C chemokine receptor type 5 isoform X1: protein MAVTHIFEEFEMTYIGDLDNDTDYIFWNTTDDQSGFCDEENLGLQTFDAVLHSLIFLLGVVGNGLMITVLLRRWRLLRITEIYLLHLALADLMLLFTFPFSLADKASGWVFGEVLCKLIELMKNLNLLCGSFLLACIGFDRYLAIVHAIPSMRSRRPQIVQLTCILLWLVCLALSVPNIVFLAVKEEHTNTSRLSCFYYNYNINAHNWVLTKRVLDHICFFLPLAVMSYCYTALAVTLCKSQKSQAKQGAIRLALIVTLVFCFCWLPYNITLVIQTMVDLKGISFDDCKSYDLLQIALDVTKSLGLSHCCLNPFLYAFVGVQFRNELIRLLFELGCRRVCLPFIRYQGHSRPSISDAATTTSAVLI, encoded by the exons ATGGCTGTAACACACATTTTTGAAGAGTTTGAG ATGACCTACATAGGAGACCTCGACAATGATACAGACTACATCTTTTGGAACACAACAGACGATCAGTCTGGCTTCTGTGATGAAGAGAACCTGGGCCTGCAGACCTTTGATGCCGTGCTTCACAGCTTGATCTTCCTGCTGGGTGTAGTGGGGAACGGCCTGATGATAACCGTCCTCCTGAGACGTTGGCGCCTCCTGCGTATTACTGAGATCTACCTACTGCACCTTGCCCTGGCTGACCTGATGCTCCTTTTCACGTTTCCTTTCAGTTTGGCTGACAAAGCCTCTGGTTGGGTATTTGGGGAGGTCCTCTGCAAACTGATTGAGCTGATGAAAAATCTTAACCTCCTCTGTGGGAGTTTCCTTCTCGCTTGCATTGGGTTTGATCGGTATTTGGCTATTGTTCATGCTATTCCTAGTATGCGAAGTCGACGTCCACAAATAGTGCAACTAACATGCATTTTACTATGGCTGGTCTGTTTGGCTTTATCAGTGCCAAATATTGTGTTTCTTGCTGTAAAGgaggaacacacaaacacatccaggCTCTCCTGTTtctattataattataatatcaATGCACATAACTGGGTTTTGACCAAAAGAGTCTTAGATCACATTtgctttttcctccctctggcTGTCATGAGCTACTGCTACACAGCATTGGCGGTTACTCTGTGCAAAAGTCAGAAAAGCCAAGCAAAGCAAGGGGCCATTCGACTGGCTTTAATTGTCACTCTTGTCTTTTGCTTCTGTTGGCTCCCATATAATATCACCTTAGTGATACAAACTATGGTAGACCTGAAGGGTATCTCATTTGATGACTGTAAATCTTATGACCTACTGCAAATAGCCCTTGATGTTACAAAGAGCCTGGGTTTGTCACACTGCTGCCTGAACCCTTTCCTGTATGCCTTTGTTGGGGTGCAGTTTCGCAATGAGTTAATTCGGTTGCTTTTTGAACTGGGCTGCAGACGTGTGTGTCTGCCTTTCATCAGATATCAGGGTCACAGTCGACCATCCATTTCTGACGCCGCAACAACCACCAGCGCAGTCCTCATCTAA
- the LOC130167512 gene encoding C-X-C chemokine receptor type 5 isoform X2, with product MTYIGDLDNDTDYIFWNTTDDQSGFCDEENLGLQTFDAVLHSLIFLLGVVGNGLMITVLLRRWRLLRITEIYLLHLALADLMLLFTFPFSLADKASGWVFGEVLCKLIELMKNLNLLCGSFLLACIGFDRYLAIVHAIPSMRSRRPQIVQLTCILLWLVCLALSVPNIVFLAVKEEHTNTSRLSCFYYNYNINAHNWVLTKRVLDHICFFLPLAVMSYCYTALAVTLCKSQKSQAKQGAIRLALIVTLVFCFCWLPYNITLVIQTMVDLKGISFDDCKSYDLLQIALDVTKSLGLSHCCLNPFLYAFVGVQFRNELIRLLFELGCRRVCLPFIRYQGHSRPSISDAATTTSAVLI from the coding sequence ATGACCTACATAGGAGACCTCGACAATGATACAGACTACATCTTTTGGAACACAACAGACGATCAGTCTGGCTTCTGTGATGAAGAGAACCTGGGCCTGCAGACCTTTGATGCCGTGCTTCACAGCTTGATCTTCCTGCTGGGTGTAGTGGGGAACGGCCTGATGATAACCGTCCTCCTGAGACGTTGGCGCCTCCTGCGTATTACTGAGATCTACCTACTGCACCTTGCCCTGGCTGACCTGATGCTCCTTTTCACGTTTCCTTTCAGTTTGGCTGACAAAGCCTCTGGTTGGGTATTTGGGGAGGTCCTCTGCAAACTGATTGAGCTGATGAAAAATCTTAACCTCCTCTGTGGGAGTTTCCTTCTCGCTTGCATTGGGTTTGATCGGTATTTGGCTATTGTTCATGCTATTCCTAGTATGCGAAGTCGACGTCCACAAATAGTGCAACTAACATGCATTTTACTATGGCTGGTCTGTTTGGCTTTATCAGTGCCAAATATTGTGTTTCTTGCTGTAAAGgaggaacacacaaacacatccaggCTCTCCTGTTtctattataattataatatcaATGCACATAACTGGGTTTTGACCAAAAGAGTCTTAGATCACATTtgctttttcctccctctggcTGTCATGAGCTACTGCTACACAGCATTGGCGGTTACTCTGTGCAAAAGTCAGAAAAGCCAAGCAAAGCAAGGGGCCATTCGACTGGCTTTAATTGTCACTCTTGTCTTTTGCTTCTGTTGGCTCCCATATAATATCACCTTAGTGATACAAACTATGGTAGACCTGAAGGGTATCTCATTTGATGACTGTAAATCTTATGACCTACTGCAAATAGCCCTTGATGTTACAAAGAGCCTGGGTTTGTCACACTGCTGCCTGAACCCTTTCCTGTATGCCTTTGTTGGGGTGCAGTTTCGCAATGAGTTAATTCGGTTGCTTTTTGAACTGGGCTGCAGACGTGTGTGTCTGCCTTTCATCAGATATCAGGGTCACAGTCGACCATCCATTTCTGACGCCGCAACAACCACCAGCGCAGTCCTCATCTAA
- the bcl9l gene encoding B-cell CLL/lymphoma 9-like protein, with the protein MHQDNKLANHGKQVTSDSRSQIPGVNQQAQQQPGAAGHLGSKGVGTGSHGVKTNQISPGNPGLKAVSKSMSSIGGMLKTKSKRERSVSIDSGESRNAIPPALETDAKGEGVMRSKRRCVLEKKQPYSGDEWCSGPDTEEDEDKPHTTTHRERGLAGPIQGLSDRLSAGPMSEPGGPVMGCGVGPGLKAEPPQSSQQVVYVFTTSLANSAAEAVMKGQTDSILLFHQQNVPGTKLEQGHPSGKLPNMSEKVNSSSSPPTGTPKSQSGTPRPASAGVGGPLHPAGTPSSAGHSDNESSQTRSGGASSNNSIVAHRSEGGSTTTPAGPVPGTGDGEGAGGMPVPVATVSPSESPSILSAHLQSDIGQRSGPGNTDGLSKEQLEHRERSLQTLRDIERLLLRSGASGGPGDTGGSNNNATNNSSNLNNNNNSDRSGILEDSDNGTNNSGNCSSSNVLSSALAPMGGMKKYEEPLQSIISQTQSLGGPSLDSPQMDSHHNLPQHPHHQLSSPGVNMGPLHGPEGLTPEQMAWRKLKEEYYQEKRRQQEMQPPTHPQHFRMVNEMGIHGGPMMMRGPPPPYHSKPGDQQWGPGNMMGGGMGGNVRMIDMHQEGPRGPRFLGQMQRGPPGGGGFPGSPGGILSMEGLGPQRPTRPGMIWLDDIGGGGPFHGCYPGGPPQHLQGDPEHLLTREEMFRIMEKQQMQGLPRFELDRLAKQQQQDNLSSRIMDNPGGPDFSNLGMGRGPPSTRGDPMDFPSSREIMGSPGGGPQMRDLVDSPLGSNLTMNMNPQMNVQQQQQMILSQKLRGGSAGGGPLGEMFSPGEISRIRASQNGRGAHKVMIPGHDGPFQFPNQGPFSGGQVEGPYLQQPGPAMFGPDQQGPNQMGGTSRLSHMPMTGGLRGADLGPRHSSDLSINVNPLTSPSVPPPHQLKSPSLNQEPSPLLPSPSAPGLKSPSQISSAGHHPPLPPASGAGTPSSSSMKSPQVMGSSNLGLHSPSASPGRLKSPVMAVGSPGWTSPKTALPSPGGPASGKVVGNGGSSSTETGQSLPPRSSNSTPISQPGSMNPSMPFTSSPDAPPTQNPLSLIMSQMSKYAMPSSTPLYHDAIKTIATSDDEMLPDRPLLSGVSIGGNMGNPQTSQLLVSQGSIGPHSDPQSPMGIVSQAQQHLSHDASGPVLSSPNQMGIPAMNSAMMGGGAPDGMGPCNVSPMSQNQMAGFPRMQPPSHGPMHSPIGGMSQNFPQANEDILPPQHIHLLSKGHPHQRPPHPSDSFASLPMGEGPDLSEVIRPTHTGIPEFDLSRIIPSDKPSSTLQYFPKSEPHQNPHQGPPSQQPTPQQLLKQLSSSGPPHNSGPSSNPHLANLQNMMDEQQLPPHPSHGGIRQSIGIPQGGLRGMVSGGGMGPMCPPGHMMGRTGMVPQQQLQQQQAMMANSLLHHPSNPYPGMMPSQQHPHNLMAQQNIMMMQAKQRSMSIPGDPFGPQGPLMSPQGPIMGPPHPQSGMMGPQSLRQRGMSLDSPIGYGPGGMANMPF; encoded by the exons AGGGTGTTATGCGCAGTAAGCGGCGCTGTGTTCTGGAGAAGAAACAGCCATACAGTGGAGATGAATGGTGCTCTGGCCCTgacacagaggaagatgaagacaaGCCACACACTACGACCCACC GGGAGCGTGGGCTTGCAGGTCCTATCCAGGGGCTCTCGGATCGACTGTCTGCGGGACCCATGTCTGAACCTGGGGGTCCTGTAATGGGATGTGGAGTGGGACCAGGGTTAAAAGCAGAGCCACCTCAATCTTCACAGCAAGTGGTGTATGTTTTCACAACCAGCCTAGCCAACAG TGCTGCAGAGGCAGTAATGAAAGGACAGACCGATTCCATTCTTCTGTTTCACCAGCAAAATGTTCCAGGCACCAAGTTGGAGCAG GGCCACCCATCAGGGAAGCTTCCTAATATGTCTGAGAAGGTAAACTCCAGCAGTTCTCCACCCACAGGCACCCCGAAATCCCAAAGTGGAACTCCGCGGCCTGCCTCTGCAGGAGTTGGAGGCCCATTGCATCCTGCAGGCACGCCGTCATCAGCAGGACACTCAGATAATGAATCCTCTCAGACCAGATCCGGAGGAGCCTCCAGCAATAATAGCATTGTTGCCCATAGGTCAGAGGGAGGGAGTACAACCACACCTGCAGGCCCAGTCCCAGGAACTGGAGATGGGGAAGGTGCAGGGGGTATGCCTGTTCCTGTTGCTACTGTTTCCCCCTCAGAGAGTCCCTCCATTTTATCTGCACACCTACAGAGTGATATAGGCCAGAGGAGTGGCCCAGGGAACACAGATGGTCTTTCCAAAGAGCAGCTGGAACATAGGGAGCGCTCTTTGCAGACGctgagagacatagagagactGCTTCTGCGCAGTGGGGCAAGTGGAGGCCCTGGAGATACAGGAGGATCCAACAACAATGCTACTAATAACTCCTCCAActtaaataacaacaacaatagtgATAGGAGTGGTATTCTTGAAGACAGTGACAATGGTACTAATAACTCTGGAAACTGCAGTAGCAGCAATGTGCTATCATCAGCCTTGGCTCCAATGGGCGGTATGAAGAAATATGAAGAACCCCTCCAGTCCATCATTTCTCAAACACAGTCCCTTGGGGGACCTTCCCTTGACAGCCCTCAAATGGACTCTCACCATAACCTACCACAACATCCCCATCACCAGCTGTCTTCACCTGGGGTCAACATGGGTCCCTTACATGGACCAGAAGGGCTAACCCCAGAGCAAATGGCGTGGAGGAAACTTAAAGAAGAATACTACCAAGAGAAGAGACGGCAACAGGAAATGCAACCCCCCACACATCCCCAGCACTTTAGGATGGTGAATGAGATGGGCATACATGGAGGTCCCATGATGATGAGAGGGCCCCCTCCTCCCTACCACAGCAAGCCTGGAGACCAGCAGTGGGGTCCTGGCAATATGATGGGAGGAGGAATGGGTGGAAATGTACGAATGATAGACATGCACCAAGAGGGACCCCGTGGTCCAAGGTTCCTGGGACAGATGCAGAGAGGGccacctggaggaggagggtttcCTGGGAGTCCAGGGGGAATTTTATCAATGGAGGGTCTAGGGCCCCAAAGGCCCACCAGACCAGGGATGATTTGGCTGGATGATATTGGTGGCGGAGGTCCTTTCCATGGCTGTTACCCCGGTGGACCTCCTCAGCACTTACAGGGTGACCCAGAGCATCTGTTAACACGGGAGGAAATGTTTCGTATCATGGAGAAACAGCAGATGCAAGGGCTTCCCAGGTTTGAACTTGACAGATTagcaaaacagcagcaacaggacAATCTGAGCTCAAGAATTATGGATAATCCTGGGGGGCCAGACTTTTCCAATTTGGGAATGGGCCGGGGCCCACCCTCCACTCGGGGTGATCCTATGGACTTTCCCAGCTCACGGGAAATTATGGGCTCTCCTGGAGGGGGTCCTCAGATGAGAGACTTGGTAGATTCTCCTCTGGGGAGCAACCTCACAATGAACATGAACCCACAGATGAATgttcagcaacaacagcagatgATATTATCTCAGAAGCTCCGAGGGGGTTCTGCAGGAGGGGGACCTTTAGGTGAGATGTTTAGCCCTGGAGAGATTTCACGAATCAGGGCTTCACAGAATGGAAGAGGGGCACATAAAGTAATGATCCCAGGACATGATGGCCCCTTTCAGTTTCCCAATCAAGGTCCCTTCTCTGGAGGACAGGTGGAAGGGCCCTATCTTCAACAACCTGGCCCTGCAATGTTTGGGCCTGATCAGCAAGGTCCTAATCAAATGGGAGGTACATCGCGGCTTAGTCACATGCCAATGACTGGAGGCCTCAGGGGAGCAGACCTCGGTCCTAGGCACTCCTCTGACCTATCAATCAATGTTAACCCTTTGACCTCTCCTTCAGTGCCTCCTCCTCATCAACTCAAGTCACCATCCCTCAACCAAGAGCCATCTCCTCTTCTACCTTCCCCCTCCGCTCCAGGACTGAAGTCACCCTCACAGATCTCCTCCGCAGGGCATCACCCCCCTCTTCCCCCTGCGTCTGGTGCTGGgactccttcctcttcttccatgAAGTCTCCCCAGGTAATGGGGTCTTCGAACCTTGGGTTGCACTCTCCGTCTGCCTCTCCTGGACGACTGAAGTCCCCAGTCATGGCTGTGGGCTCTCCAGGGTGGACGTCTCCTAAAACAGCTCTTCCAAGTCCAGGCGGTCCAGCCAGTGGGAAAGTAGTGGGCAATGGAGGAAGTAGTTCCACTGAGACAG gcCAATCACTTCCCCCCAGGAGCTCCAACTCTACCCCCATTAGCCAGCCGGGCTCCATGAATCCTAGCATGCCATTTACTTCGTCTCCCGATGCCCCTCCAACTCAAAATCCTTTATCCCTTATCATGTCTCAGATGTCCAAGTATGCCATGCCCAGTTCTACTCCTCTCTACCATGATGCAATCAAAACAATTGCCACTTCCGATGATGAGATGCTGCCTGATCGACCTCTTCTATCTGGTGTTAGCATTGGAG GAAACATGGGGAACCCCCAAACCTCCCAGTTATTAGTCTCCCAAGGCTCCATTGGTCCTCACAGTGATCCACAAAGCCCCATGGGAATTGTAAGCCAAGCTCAGCAGCACCTGTCACATGACGCCTCAGGACCTGTGCTTTCTTCCCCAAACCAAATGGGCATACCTGCCATGAATTCTGCCATGATGGGGGGAGGCGCACCTGACGGAATGGGGCCCTGCAATGTTTCACCCATGTCTCAGAACCAGATGGCAGGTTTTCCTCGCATGCAGCCACCATCTCATGGACCCATGCACTCACCTATTGGAGGAATGTCACAGAATTTCCCTCAGGCTAATGAAGATATTCTACCACCCCAGCACATACACCTGCTTAGCAAAGGTCATCCTCACCAACGCCCCCCTCACCCCTCGGACTCATTTGCCTCTCTGCCCATGGGGGAAGGCCCGGATCTTAGTGAAGTCATACGACCCACTCATACGGGGATCCCTGAATTTGATCTCTCCCGCATCATTCCTTCTGATAAGCCCAGTAGCACTCTTCAGTATTTCCCCAAGAGTGAGCCACATCAGAATCCACACCAGGGGCCACCATCCCAGCAACCTACTCCACAGCAGCTCCTCAAACAGCTGTCTTCTTCTGGCCCCCCACACAACAGTGGTCCTTCATCCAACCCCCACTTAGCAAACCTACAGAATATGATGGatgaacagcagctgccacCTCACCCCTCACATGGAGGGATACGCCAAAGTATAGGCATTCCTCAGGGGGGCTTGAGGGGTATGGTTTCTGGTGGGGGCATGGGCCCTATGTGCCCCCCTGGACATATGATGGGAAGGACAGGCATGGTACCCCAGCAGCAACTCCAGCAACAACAAGCCATGATGGCCAACAGCCTTCTCCACCATCCTTCCAACCCATACCCTGGCATGATGCCCTCCCAGCAGCATCCACACAATCTGATGGCACAGCAAAACATTATGATGATGCAGGCTAAGCAGCGAAGCATGTCAATTCCAGGGGATCCCTTTGGCCCCCAGGGTCCTCTAATGTCCCCTCAGGGTCCCATAATGGGCCCCCCCCACCCACAGTCTGGTATGATGGGCCCTCAGTCTCTCAGACAGCGGGGAATGTCTCTGGACAGTCCCATTGGCTATGGCCCTGGAGGCATGGCCAATATGCCATTCTGA